In Harpia harpyja isolate bHarHar1 chromosome 21, bHarHar1 primary haplotype, whole genome shotgun sequence, the DNA window tctctaatttaCGGGGAGAGCAGGCTGAAATTATGGGTGTGGTTTTTATGGTGAGACATGATGTCTTATGGGTATTTGACTATTGTCTGTATTTCAGTTACCATGTGGATGTATACTTTCTGCTTTAAGgccaaaagaatgaaataataaaagaagaaagtaattaactgaaaaagtaaaatagcaAGGTCACATTCTTATCACTAAATATTTTATCAGATAACGTATCTTACGTGCCTTTCACTGGCAGAAAGTTAGGGTAAGAACTTAGTTGTGCATTAAGACAGCTCTGTGATGCTTTCTTGACAGTTTTGAGTGACTGTCTActgttttcttggggttttttgtcttcctGATGGTCACCTCTAGATTTGCTGTGTTGTCTTGGCACAGCACGCACGACCTTTTCTTACTGTAAAATAACTTCTTGAACTATGTGTTCACATGTGTGTGTAGAATATATAGAATTCTTGAGTTGCAAGCAGTGATGCTTTCTTATCTGGAGAAGTGATTAAGTACTGATCCATTGATCAGGGACTCTGTAGTCTCTTCTGACTTTAAATTATATTGGAGATGGAAGTTTGACGATCTACCTTGGTATGAGAGTTTACCAAACAAATTGAATGCTGCAAAAAGAATTActtggcgggggtggggggagagcatGTGTCATCAGAATCAATGTAAAAATATTCGTTTTGAACAAGGGGGTATTCTGACACAATCAATTTAAAACCTTACTCCCTTTAAACAGGCATGCCATACCCTATTATATGTTTATAACCTGCCAACAAACAGAGACAGCAAAAGTGTCAGTAATAGACTCAGGCGTTTGTCAGACAactgtggagggaaggtgctgAGCATTTCTGGAAGCAGTGCAATTCTCcgttttttaaatcaagaaagtGCTGAACGGGCTTGGAAGCGAAtggaaaatgaagatgttttTGGTAACAGGATTGTAGTGTCTTTTACTCCCAAAAACAAAGAActtaatgaaacaaaaagctCCAGCTCTGTGGGAACTGAAAAGGTGAAGTCTCCCAAAAAAGTTAACAAGAATACAAAGCTGTGCCTCCTCAACAAAGACTCAAGCGATCAGTCTTCTGGTACCAAAGGCTCTGCTGGGAGAGGATTCCAGACTCATGGATCTATCATCAAACCCACAAATGTTAAAAGTTTACAGGTATTGTTGTTCTACCTTGTTTAGTATTCTTGCTTTTCCTCATGTTCTGAGGATTGTGTCTGTTACAGCTTTAACTTGTCAGTCCTATTTAATGAATAACTCTAATGTATAGTGACATTCCCAAGTGAGAGCTGTATTCATCTGCTTGGAAAGCAGACAATGAATTTGAGGGTTGTTTTTCCCTGTTCCCTGCCACCTTTTTCTCAATTTGGAAATACTGCTGGTACTTACTGAGTCTTGAATCCTAGGCCAGTTTTGACTTTTGTATTGGTGTTGAGTATAACACCTGGAGTGATCCATTTTGCTAGTTTTAAGGTGAACTAGGGCAGATCTACAGTGtagcaaaaatatttcaactaATTGACGGTTTAGtattttctgtcacagaaaatcAAATATTCCTGGTTATGAAGTGCCAATGAAAatgctattaaagaaaaatttgtcaGTTATCTATGTTTCCATCACAAGGAAAGTCTCTGGCAAGGAATGTCTGGTGCTTTTATGCTGACCTTTCATCTGTTTCATATAGGAGCTGTGCCACCTTGAATCAAAGACCATCAgtagaaatactgaaaaccagcaagaacatTTAAGAGAACAAATTCCTTCTCCTGAGAGTAACTCTAATGCAGCGATTCCTGTGTCTCTGACAACCAAAAAGATTGGAATGGGAGAATCATCCTGTAAAAGTAGTCAgaagtatgtttaaaaacaaaaagacatcAATGTTAGctacatttttaatgtgaattctgcaacataatgtattttctttttcttacatatATTTGTAAATAGAAAAGAGACCTCTGCTTCCAGGAGCATTACCAATTCTCCTGTAGATAAAAAAGATAAAGATGAAACTGTATTTCAGGTCAGCTATCCCTCTGCTTTCAGTAAGTTGACGGCCTCCAGACAACTCAGTCCTTTACTCATGTCTCAGAGTTGCTGGTCATCTCGGTAAGTATCTGTGTCTTATTTGGGAGGTGAAGTGAGACTTCACCAATATATACCTCAATTACTGACAGCTGCACATGGAGTTGTGTATGCTAAGCGCATTACTTTAATACACTGATTTTTTGTGGAGGCAAAAGGAAACTGTGATGGTGCTGCATAACATCTAACAGAGGGTGGATGTAAATACGAGGTGGAGTGAACTCTTTTTTAGAAACTTACTATGTGGCAGTTGTTTCCTGCAAACTTTGTCtttaaagcttctgaaaaatcttCAGAGGTATTACAGACATTTTATTCCTCTTCCAGTGCCTTTGACGTTCCCAGTAGAAATTTATCCAGGCCCATTAAACTCTTCTAACTTAAATATCTGGCCTTTGCCAGTTATTAAAATCATGTGAATGAGTTTGACTTTTTTAATGTGTTAGTAAGATAGTGCAAGACTTGGTGCCAAATATTATTAAATTGGGTGACTTTGAAACGTAATATGAATGACTTGCTATGAGGGGAAAGGAAATACTTGTCTTGTTATGACGTTTTGCTTGCGGTGAAATTTGTTTTGCCTGCACATATATGTACTAGGAAAATACCTTCAGAGTACTGTATTTGTGCACTTGACCTATGTctgttttctgattaattttgAGATGTATATATCAGAATTGTGCAATAGCTACTTTAGCtcataaatgtttttattttacccAGGAGTATGTCTCCAAACATCTCAAATAGATCATCTCCACTCACGTTTAATGTAGTAAACCATACCGGTGGTACAGACTGCCCTGATCCTTTTGCAAATGGTACAGACATTCAGATCAGCAATATAGATTACAGATTGTCCAGAAAAGAGTTGCTGCAAAATTTACAAGAAATTTTCTCAAGACATGGCAAGGTAAAGGCTAAAATACCTTTATTAAACCTGTTATTAAATACTTACTGTTTAGGTATTTATGGACATGTTTGTGGTCTAGCTTTAAGTGAGTAGGAATGGACAGGTATCCAAATGTGACTTTTAAACTTTGTTAAAAGGAGGTACtgtctttttccttcaaaaagaCCAGATCATCACTTGCACTAGGTTCTTAATTTGCATGTGGTCTTCACAGATCTGATATTCTGAAGTTTTTTGTGTATAAAATTCTTACTGGCTCATAAGTCACGCAGGGAAGAGACTTAGGCTTTAGCTGCATAACCTTTTTAAGCTGTAAAGCTGAATTCCTAATGTCAGCTTAAAAATCACAATAAAAACTGAGTTTTTGTTTTGAATCAGAAATGGTCAAAAACAGGCATGGCGAGTGTGAATCAGTAAAAAGCAATGATGCAAGGAGAGGTCATTTCTGCAGCAGCCCTATTTCTGTCTGATCTGTAGATGACATTCTTCTGGCATAATCTTCTACATGGGAAGATGGTACTTGTGTTAAAGGAGTATCATGGTCTTGCCTTGGCCAAAGCTCATTGCACTCAGTTCTTGTTTGCATCGTCCTGCTGGCCATGGTTCACCATGCTCAGTTCCCTTTTGCATTGTATTCAGCTCTTGGCTGAAGCAAGACACTGCTACTCTCATGTTGGCTTGCCTTGAGTTAATGTTTTGTGGTAAACATATAAGGTGTTTTTGTCCTTTCAGGTAAAAAGTGTAGAGCTCAGTCCTCATACAGACTACCAGTTGAAAGCTACAGTTCGGATGGAAAATCTGCAGGAAGCCATCAGTGCTGTCAACAGTCTTCACAGATACAAAATTGGCAGTAAAAGGATCCAGGTCTCATTAGCAACGGGAGCTGCTAGTAAATCACTCTCTCTACTTAGGTAATAAGCACTTTGGCATCTTCTTAATTGTTCTAGCATGTACTTAGTGGCTGAGAGATGATTTAAAATACTGAGCAAAGGAATGACAGGGAAATAAAATCTGTCTTATGACCTGAGGAATGTGTTAAATACAACGAGGCTAGTTTTCAGTTCAGCATTTTTACCCTGcttatattttaatttgcatcTGAAGAGACTAGATCTCTGTTAAATAGTGTTTAATAGTTTCACCGCTAATCTTTCATAATACTGCTATAACTCAGTAACTTAATTTGTGCAGCTGAGTTAAAATTACACTTGgcatctttatttcttctttcctcccagaAAGTGCATATGAATTTTCTGTTTGAGGATGGGATGCACAGTTTAAATGCTGTTAGTGTTTCTTTGATCTCCATTTTCTATATGGAAGATGATAGAACTAGAGTGCTGATGCTAGTGAGAATGCAAGTATTTTCCCTTTCAattttttccttactgaaagaaagcattaggaaaaaagttGTCTTCATCTTTTCACTGGAGCTTTCTGTGAAAATAGTGCTTGGAGTGTAGAGTATTCTGCAGTTATGTACTACTTgcaattgtataatttacaactTTAACTCTTGCCTTTTAGTTTATGCCTGTTCAAAGTTCTTAATGTAATGAATGGCCAGGCTGATAACTTAAAATGGTGCAGCTTTAATGTTGCACTTTATAGATGTTTGAAATCTTACCACCACCTATGAAAGATGCAACTCCTTTATTGACATTATCTAACGAATTAGCAGGAACGTTACTATTTACACAGTCCTAATCTGAAGTGTCAACTTCTGTAGTGCTGGGATGGAAGGGAATGCAATTTGTCCCGTTAGATTTGTAGTTCATGAACTGCATCTAAATATCTCACCAGTTTGGGCTGGAGACTAATACTAACAGATTAATTTTATGCTAATATTACAAAACTTCTTTTATAGCTCAGAAACGATGTCCATTCTGCAGGATGCACCTGCTTGTTGTCTGCCTGTGTTCAAATTTGCAGAAATCTATGAAAAAAAGTAAGTTCTCAGTTGTTGTTTCTCTGTAGTACTTCTAAAAAGAATCTGATCTTGTGTGATTGTTTTACAATGAATTATAGAGAGTAACAGAATGGAGTGTTACGGTTTTTTGTTGTTAGATGTTGCAGCATATTATCTCTCCAGAGGCAATGACTGTAATACTGGCCTTAGAGGGTTATACTTTCagtattttacttcatttttctacGTTGGGATGAATAGATTGGTCACCTTAACATTTTGCAGAGAATAGTTTCTAGCATGTTCCTCTCTCTTAAACAAAAAATGCATATTATTGCATTCTGTAACTGTGTTTATAGTGtgtatttatttcaattttttcttttagatttggGCATAAGTTAATTGTATCAGACTTGTATAAACTAACGGATACTGTGGCAATCCGTGACCAAGGAAGTGGGCGGCTGGTGTGCCTTTTACCCAGCAGCCAAGCCCGCCAGAGTCCACTGGGATCTTCACAGTCACATGATGGTTCATCAGCAAACTGTAGTCCTATAATATTTGAAGAGTTGGAATATCACGAGCCTGTTTGTAAGCAGCATTGCCTGAATAAAGACTTTATGTAAGCTGTGTATAAAATACTATAAAATCTTACAAAATATTTGAACAGCATTTAACACTTACAGGTATATTAAAGCTGAGGTATATATGTTCATATAGCATGCTTCAGTCACTGTTTATATGTTTACAAGAATAAGTTGGGCAGAAAATTGTGAGATGGTACAGTGAGTTTTCTAGGCAGTTCTCCTCTATCAGTCTGTTCAGGTAAGATTATTGCATTCTAACACAGCTGTCAAGATTGAATACCTCTTAAGCAGAAGCTGAAAGGTACACTACCTTCCTCTGGTTATATAGGAAAGTTATACATACTAGAGCTTTCTATTAGCCTGAATTTCATTATGTAATTAGAGCTGGAACTCATCATTCTTCTTTGTCCTCCAGCTGCATTTAGTAAGTGATTCATACTGGGTTGAAGATTTCCTGAAGCCATATATTGAGTTCTTTGTTTTATTCAACAGCAGCCAGGTTGTGCTACTAGAGCAGTTATTAGATGTTCACTGTTAACTGCCTGGTTTGTGCTgctaaaatttaatttgaaaattttaatctAATGATGATAAAAATGCGGTCTTCTAAATGTTGCTTGTCTTCTGGAACTTTGCTGTAGCTGTATtaatttttgtgaaaaagaaaagatggaagttGCTTGTGACTGTGTCTAGTGGTATTGTCAGCTAGTAGCAGTATATTGTATATGTGTAGTATAATGTTTACTATGGGTGTGTATGTGAGCACAGGCATACTATGATAAAGCTATGTGTAGAATGAGCATATAAACTTCAATCTCTTGTTTTTACAGTGAGCATGAGTTTGATCCAGATTCTTATAGAATTCCTTTTGTGATTTTGTCTCTGAAGACATTTGCTCCCCAAGTTCACAGTCTTCTACAGACACATGAGGGTACTGTGCCTTTACTAAggtaaagtattttaatttaggCTTTTAGTGTGAAGcctgatcagttaaagatttaaAACTTTATTGATGGCTGTTTGTAGTGCTCTGAAACTACCTATTGCATAAAAACTCCAGTTCTTGTGTAAGGTAGTATCTTTTATAGCAAATAAGTGCCTTATGAAATTATTACTTTCTGAATTCATGTTGAGCAAAAAAAGATGCACttatttaaaatgtgcattttatgaAGACTTCTGTAATGTGTTAGCAAGCTGTTGAAGCCTCTTGCTCAGGAAGTGTctaaaaataatgatatttttagGGCAACTGTTATAGTGGTATTTTAGTGTATAatggaagctttttttcttccaaagttttCCTGATTGTTATATGTCAGAGTTCAATGATCTTGAAATGGTGCCAGAAGGCCAGGGTGGTGTTCCTTTAGAACATCTAATTACCTGTGTTCCTGGAGTTAACATTGCCACTGCCCAAAATGGCATTAAAGTTATTAAATGGATACATAACAAACCACCACCTCCTACTACAggtaaatatttctatttaaaatcttttctctgAACTAATCTTTCTGCTAAAAAATTAAGAGTAGCATAAAGTAAACATCTTGTATAATTGTTAAACTTCTTATAAAGAGAAACTTTTATCTTGaatgttcattctttttttttctcctgtgctctAGCCTGTGTCATAAATGAAGTGCAGTGTTTAGTGACAGAATATTAGCGAAAGGTTCAGTaatatgttgtttttttttttttcttttagatcctTGGCTTCTACGTTCTAAGAGCCCTGTAGGTAATCCACAACTTATTCAGTTCAGTAGAGAAGTGATAGATCTACTTAAAAGCCAACCGTCCTGCGTCATACCTGTCAGTAAATTCATCCCAACATACCATCATCACTTTGCAAAACAGTGCCGTGTGTCTGATTACGGGTATTCTAAATTAATGGAGCTGCTAGAAGCGGTGCCTCATGTACTGCAAGTGAGTTATATGGCACTGTTTCTTTTAACTTGGGGAATTGTATCTTCAACTATCTGAATTACTGGTTGGTATTGTATAATAGAAGCTATGCAAATATCTAGTCCACCTTGAAAGAGATGGTTAACTGAACCTTGGAGTGTAACTGTCATCTTTTTTTGAGATGTCgtttctgttttgttattgttCCCATCCTCCCAAAACAACTTCTGGGGGAATTAATTCTTTATTTAATCTAAGCCTCTGGAATAAACTTTGAAGCTGCTTTTTAGCCTGTGGCTAGCACTTGAGTAAAAGGTTTTAGTTGTGTTGTTTACCATAAGAACACAGCAAACGCTGAGTGCTTGTAAGTTAGGCTGTAATGCGTAGCCTGTGACTTGAAGGATTTCTGTGTGAAATAAGTCATGTGGTCATGTGGCCTTATGttacaaaaaagaaacactaCGGTCAGGTCAGCTTACTATTAACACCAGTTGGTTGTAGAATTTTAAAGTAACCAATAGAAATGGGCAAAAGCTGCAATAGCACTCATGGAGGAAGCATTTCTTAGTTTCTTGACAACATATGCATTAGTACAGAGAGTGTACAGCTTCATGAGGCTGCCTTTCCAAACACTGTCTGTATTACATCCTTTATTTCTAGCCTACCTATACTAGAACTGGCTTCTAAATATCTTGTAAAAGAAATTACTCAGGATGCTAGATGTGAGTGAtcaaataaaattttctttcagattcTTGGTATGGGTTCCAAACGCTTGTTAACTCTAACGCACAGAGCTCAAGTGAAGCGCTTTACTCAAGACTTACTGAAGCTTCTCAAATCCCAGGCCAGTAAGCAAGTTATTGTGAGGGAATTCTTACAGGCTTATCACTGGTAAGTTATCTTTAATGAAACAAGAACAACTGTGCAGGTCGTGTCTATCAACAGTGGTTTTAAAAGCTACTGCAACAGAAGCCAGCACTTTAAATCTTAGTACAAAACTGTGGCAACTATATTGCCTCTCTTGGGATGTGGAAGTTCAAACttccaatgaaaacaaaaattaaaagctctGTGGCAGACTTTACTGCTTCCTTTAGTACTAGGTTCATTTAACTTTATTGGAGTTTGAAATGGGCTATTGTGTTTCATTAGTTCTCTCTGAAGCCATGACTGCAAGGTTGGATTTAAGCAAGCAGGTCATGGCACATTAACGTGAACAATAAAGGGAAAATTTAGTGTTAGGCTTTCTTTAGAGGGAAGTGCAAAATAAATAGACCAATTGACAATAGATGCTCTTACTACTTTAAGTGGGTCTAGCAATAGtgcaaaaatgaaaagtaatacCTGTCTTGCTATTGCCATGAAGAATGTTCTGTTCTAGTGTGGTAAAAaatagggtttggttttgttggttttttttaagaaccaaGAATAATTCTTTCCTTGATATGAAGAGAGAAAACAGTACTTAATGTGCTTTGAGAAAACTATATGATCTTAGTGCTACATGTGGTCTACCTTTTGTGTGCTAATGTGTTGCATGTGCCAACAGCTCCTTTTTGGGAATGCATGCTTCTACTTATTTCCTTTATTGGCAAAAATACATTATTGGTTGTTTCTAAATCTATTAAATGTGCATCTCCATTGTAGTCAGCTCTGGCCATTTGTTGAATGAGAATATATGGGAAGTGTTCTTGCTTCTGAGAGGTTCCtgttggggaggtggggagagtaAAATGCCTTTTAATATGTTACATAGTATTGTGAACCTTCATATCCTGGAAAACACCATATTGTCTCTGCCTTCTCTTGTGACCTAATCTTGGTTAAACAGAGCATATGTCTGTAACTATTAAGCAAATACAGACTATTGAAAGTGTAGCCATATGGAGCTGTATgacataattacatttttttaaatcacttaaaaCGTGAGCTTGAAAAATATTGTCACTTACCACGACTGGTTTGAGGCATCCACTGGTTCATAGATAGAGCTTTTTCTTCCCATGTCATCTGAACCATCAGTGTGTCTTGTTTTTCTGGTTCGAAATGGATAGATAATTTGAGTTAAGAATACTTTTCACCTTTGTCTCACATGGTAGTATTATTGCCAATATGAAAATTATGCTTATTTTCTTGGTATTTGAGGCTTATAGTCACaacttacacattttttttgCCTACACAGCATGCATTAATGCTTGTATTACACACTTGTATAAAACTTTCAGGTGTTTCTCTAAGGACTGGGATGTTACTGAGTACGGAGTGTGTGAATTGGCTGATATAATATCAGAAATTCCAGATACAACCATCTGTTTGTCACAGCAAGACAATGAAATGGTAATTTGTATTCCCAAAAGAGGTATGTCCATGTACTTTTTTTACCATTGCCAAATAAATTGTTCTTCTACTATTTTAAAACTGTACTAACTAAAGTATGTAGGAgtgacttgaattttttttataattgtgtTTCTACCTTCATAACTAAGTTATAAACTTTTTAGTGAATAAAGAATTTTTCATTCTAGGAACACTTATAAtggaacagacaggaaagcagGTGGCAAAACACATAAAATAATGTTACTGCTTCTGTGTGTAGTTAAACTTTCTGTGGAATGATTAGAGTGGGTTGTTGccacgcagcaaaaataccaaCATATTTGGCTATTTAATATCTTCTAAAGTGCTGATCACCTGATTATTTTGGACTTTAAACATGTAAGCTTAGTAAAGGTCTTCAGTGGTAGAAGAAAATAGTGAGTTGGTGTGATACACAATTAAGCTGAAAATCAATCACCGTATTTTCTTACTATATTCTGTTCCATTTTATAAGTGTGTTGGTACAtagctcttgttttgttttttaattttagaacGTACACAAGAAGAAATTGAAAGAACCAAACAATTTTCTAAAGAGGTAGTAGACTTACTGCGCCATCAACCTCATTTTCGAATGCCCTTCAATAAATTTATTCCTTCTTATCACCACCACTTTGGTCGTCAGTGCAAACTTGCTTACTATGGTTTTACAAAACTACTTGAACTCTTTGAAGCCATACCAGATGTCTTACTTGTAAGTTCTAAAATCCTAAGCTGTACTAATACATTTTTGAGATCTGTGCGCGACTTTCATCAGGGGTTATATTTCTCATTAACTTTAGTACGAGTTATAAACTCTGCACCTCTAATGTTAGCCAGCTGTATTAAAGTCTTTGATATAGCTATTTTGGTTAAATGGTCCAAGTTTTCTAGCACATTCAGGCTAAGTTTGTTAACAAATTCAAGTTTTCTAAATTGCATTACACTTACAAAATTCAATGCATCAAAATTAGAGCTAAGTTTCATTAAAGTTCTGTTAAACTTGCTTTGAAAAAGGTTAATAGCTATTTAATTGCCTATTGTTGTATTTCAGAAATTACACAGTTTTGCTTGCTATATGGGTATCTTTTGAGGTAGCTGGGCCCTGCTACATAGCAAATGATTGTCTGGAAGCACTGAATTTTAGTTGCAGATTGTACTTTTTTCATCCAGACAAGGTAAATCACTTTAACAAAgtgtaatttctgttttgtagGTATTGGAATGTGGGGATGAGAAAATTCTCACACTCACGGAGGTGGAACAAGTTAAAGCAATTGCTGCCCAGTTTGTTAAACTGCTGCGGTCTCAGAAAGATAACTGCCTTATGATGACTGATTTACTGACAGAGTACAGTAAAACATTTGGATACACACTGCGTCTTCATGACTATGATGTTAGCTCAGTTCCAGCTTTAATGCAGAAACTTTGCCATGTTGTAAAGGTAATCTTTTAACTTTGAAGTTTATTCCTCTAAAAGGTATGTAATGTTGTGTTAAGGAATTTCCTGTCTCAAATTACAGGTCTCGGTGTGCTTAGTATTGTAGTCTAGAAAcaatatgtcgtggtttaaccccagccagcaactaaacaccacgcagccgctcactcactcccccccacccagtgggatgggggagaaaatcgggaaaagaagcaaaacccgtgggttgagataagaacggtttaatagaacagaaaagaagaaactaataatgataatgataacactaataaaatgacaacagcaataatgaaaggattggaatgtacaaatgatgcgcagtgcaattgctcaccacccgctgaccgacacccagccagtccccgagcggcgaatccctaccccccacttccccgttcctatactggatgggacgtcccatggtatggaatacaccgttggccagtttgggtcaggtgccctggctgtgtcctgtgccaacttcttgtgcccctccagctttctcactggctgggcatgagaagctgaaaaatccttgacattagtctaaacactactgagcaacaactgaaaacatcagtgttatcaacattcttcacatactgaactcaaaacatagcactgtaccagctactaggaagacagttaactctatcccagctgaaaccaagacacaaTATTTCATTAAGTCAGGAGCAGGGGGAATTGCAAAGGGATTTTAAATGTACCTTCTATATCCCGATGAtgttctctttgttcttttgcaACCTTTCAACTTTCTCTCAACAAATAATAAGTAAAAGATTGTATTATAGTACTTATTTTAACAATACAAATTGTTTTTTCCCACCTGACTTCTAACTGTGTAAAAGCAATAATTTCTTGATAACTGTAGTAGTTATCAGTCTCCTAATGTTTtatattcctaattttttttacCTATGGTTTGAGGCTTTGACCCAATGTAAATACATAGATGGTCTTACATGTTAGTGCAAAAAGAAGGGTTACAGCCACATGGACATGGTCATACTGGTTTAATTGCTCCAATTCTGTTATTTTAGCAGCTGGTGTTCAGGCTGGAGTTCAGTCAGATCCAGCTGGCTTGGAACAAAGAGTAAAATCATGTCTACCATGTGGACAAACTGCTACGCTGCttttgtatatttaattttttccatgtaataaGCTTCTTTATCCTGTGTGGTTTTGGCTACGGGAGTATCAGATGTTGGTATGTAATGTCAGATACGGCTGTGCTCAAACAAACCCCAGCCACACAAGTTATTTATAAATTA includes these proteins:
- the MARF1 gene encoding meiosis regulator and mRNA stability factor 1 isoform X4, which gives rise to MMEGNRTENLCNRSFGWLQREENDAKPWLWKLSNCFSAAEKSLPCSAKTKDYMENKKAAVELKDASSPHNAGSKPFPAVPLPDVHPLQQQQIQLSPGPKVSCCAHGSDSSCTPQMHCGGGGGNLIHPGTILDSKSTGTITCQVGSGFAYPSAPSLKSPPTRSNLAGIASEFPGMCVENSVSSCQHLPCCGKLHFQSCHGNVHKLHQFPALQSCTSSGYFPCSEFTTGATGHLDEHIAQSELTSHVCANPLHLNMAPSVCLKGSHYCNDCLSKPTRNSLVDAAKIWPNIPPPSAQTAPAPIPICNGCGTKGTGNEKSLLLASSLGKSPQKYGSPEVAITGQVLENLPPIGVFWDIENCSVPTGRSAIAVVQRIREKFFKGHREAEFICVCDISKENKEVIQELNNCQVTVAHINATAKNAADDKLRQSLRRFADTHTAPATVVLVSTDVNFALELSDLRHRHGFRIILVHKNQASEALLHHAHELICFEEFISDLPPRLPLKMPACHTLLYVYNLPTNRDSKSVSNRLRRLSDNCGGKVLSISGSSAILRFLNQESAERAWKRMENEDVFGNRIVVSFTPKNKELNETKSSSSVGTEKVKSPKKVNKNTKLCLLNKDSSDQSSGTKGSAGRGFQTHGSIIKPTNVKSLQELCHLESKTISRNTENQQEHLREQIPSPESNSNAAIPVSLTTKKIGMGESSCKSSQKKETSASRSITNSPVDKKDKDETVFQVSYPSAFSKLTASRQLSPLLMSQSCWSSRSMSPNISNRSSPLTFNVVNHTGGTDCPDPFANGTDIQISNIDYRLSRKELLQNLQEIFSRHGKVKSVELSPHTDYQLKATVRMENLQEAISAVNSLHRYKIGSKRIQVSLATGAASKSLSLLSSETMSILQDAPACCLPVFKFAEIYEKKFGHKLIVSDLYKLTDTVAIRDQGSGRLVCLLPSSQARQSPLGSSQSHDGSSANCSPIIFEELEYHEPVCKQHCLNKDFIEHEFDPDSYRIPFVILSLKTFAPQVHSLLQTHEGTVPLLSFPDCYMSEFNDLEMVPEGQGGVPLEHLITCVPGVNIATAQNGIKVIKWIHNKPPPPTTDPWLLRSKSPVGNPQLIQFSREVIDLLKSQPSCVIPVSKFIPTYHHHFAKQCRVSDYGYSKLMELLEAVPHVLQILGMGSKRLLTLTHRAQVKRFTQDLLKLLKSQASKQVIVREFLQAYHWCFSKDWDVTEYGVCELADIISEIPDTTICLSQQDNEMVICIPKRERTQEEIERTKQFSKEVVDLLRHQPHFRMPFNKFIPSYHHHFGRQCKLAYYGFTKLLELFEAIPDVLLVLECGDEKILTLTEVEQVKAIAAQFVKLLRSQKDNCLMMTDLLTEYSKTFGYTLRLHDYDVSSVPALMQKLCHVVKVVDTESGKQIQLINRKSLRTLTAQLLVLLMSWDGTSFLSVEQLKQHYETTHSTSLNPCEYGFMTLTELLKSLPYLVEVFTNGATEEYVKLTNLYMFAKNVVWIKGHGHKRIVVLKNDMKTRFSSPSFPPADHVDDHGNQLADNNGHIMETPGSTSSMELSLGTPNNVSNQTEQELLCLTNTSPIDLLCEPVPSCLPSPQLRPDPVVLESADLIQFEERPAPLSEIMILTEEEKQRIVTTAQEKLTSGSVVSNTTENASVSPCQSSETQLNKEAMDSPAKKQHKNKVKLAANFSLAPATKL